ACCTTTCATTATAAGAAACTGTAACCACTTCTTCGCTTGAGGAAGGGTATAACCGACAAATGTACCTAATAATAACGCGATGAATACGGTACCCAATCCTACAGGTCCGCCGAGGGCGAAACCGAGGACAGCGACTGTAATCTCAATTCCATTCCTTACGGTTGAAACTTTCCAGCCGGTGGCATTTGTAAGGAGCAGCATAAGGCTGTCCCTCGGTCCTGCACCTATCTCGGAAGATACATATACACCGACCCCGAGGGCCGTGATGAACGTACCACCGGCAAAAACGATAAGCTGGAAAAGTAAAGACTCGGGCTCAGGCAGAACCCAGTTGAAAAAATCAATAAATACGCCGATCAACACCATGTTCAACACGGTACCGATCTGCGGCAATTTCTTTTGGGCGACAGCGCTCAATAAAACAATGATAAGTCCGGCAATGATTGACCATGTCCCCACAGTTAATCCGAACTGTAAAAACAGACCATAGTGAAATACGTCCCATGGTCCGATTCCAAAGTCCTTGACTTGCATCGTCATAGAGATACCGAGGCCCAGGATGACTAATCCGATTGCGAAGAAACTCCAGCGGAGAACCGCTTCGTACTTCGTCTTTTTCTTGTTGCTCACACGTCATCCTCCTCTCTCTATTATACCAAACGCTATTATAGCATGGATGGCAACCCTCTTGCATTTTATACGGAATCATTCTACGCTTACCATTACAATGAGAAGAAGGAGACTGAACAATGAGTCAACAACCACTCGCATTCCGCATGCGTCCATCTAATATCAATGAAATTATCGGTCAGCAGCATCTGGTAGCCGAAGGTAAAACGATCCACCGCATGGTAACGGCAGGAAGACTCGCTTCGATGATCCTCTTCGGTCCGCCTGGTACAGGGAAGACGTCCATGGCAACAGCATTGGCCAAGAGCTTACGCATTCCGCATAAATTATTGAATGCTGTGACAGATAAGAAGAAAGACATGGAGATTGCTGTTGAGGAAGCCAAAATGCACGGACAGCTCGTGCTGATCCTCGATGAAGTACACCGTCTGGATAAAGCGAAGCAGGATTTTCTCCTTCCTCACCTGGAGAGTAACCGTTTAACACTGATCGGCTGCACAACGAGCAACCCATACCATTCGATCAACCCGGCAATCA
This sequence is a window from Bacillus sp. SB49. Protein-coding genes within it:
- a CDS encoding YczE/YyaS/YitT family protein — translated: MSNKKKTKYEAVLRWSFFAIGLVILGLGISMTMQVKDFGIGPWDVFHYGLFLQFGLTVGTWSIIAGLIIVLLSAVAQKKLPQIGTVLNMVLIGVFIDFFNWVLPEPESLLFQLIVFAGGTFITALGVGVYVSSEIGAGPRDSLMLLLTNATGWKVSTVRNGIEITVAVLGFALGGPVGLGTVFIALLLGTFVGYTLPQAKKWLQFLIMKGDSYEDIYQRPLRADHYD